The DNA segment CTCGGCAATTTGGTGCTTTTAGCTGAATTTTAGCTAAGTTTACTATGCGTATATCTGCTAAGTAGTAGTCGTTAAAATATGCTATATATAAATAACCTGCCCTAGGAATAAGTAGCTGTATAGTTCGCTGTTGATCGAAAGCTGAATTTAAGATCACATTGTTGTCAAAGGCAACGATAAGTCGTGGATGTTCAGAACCAGCCAATTCACCATCAGCAGTAATTTTAATTAAGCCTCCAGAACACAGCCGGGTTTTCAACCATGCGTTGCCAGAAAACTTGAAGCCTCTATCTCTGGGAAGTACATAATTATTGCCGCTTTCATACCAGAGGCTAAATACTGGTGGCTGAGTGCAGTTCTCGACCTGAGTGGGCGCGAACATTAGATTCTTGGATGGTATAGGTAGAATTAACACGCTTCTAACACCCGCCGCAATTAGCAGCGGCCCCACCCCAAGTGCCAGCGCCCGTAGCAGTGGCTTCATAGCTGCACAGCCCGCTCTGTTCCTCACCGTCGCCCTGTCAGCCACAGCAGCGCCGCCCCAGCCACCACGGCGATCAGGTCCGGGGCGTAGGCGGCCACCACGCCGGACACTGCCCCGTTCTCGCCCATCACCCGGAACACGCTCCAGGTGGCGTAATACGCGAACGTCAGCAGCAGCGCCCACACCAGCCCCAGGTCACGCCCGCTGCGGAAGGTGAAGACCGCCAGACTGACCGCAAAAAAGGCCAGCGCCAAGGCAGCCAGCGGCTCGGCAAACTTGCGATGCAGCGCCGTGAAGTCGGCGGGGGACCGGATGTTTTGCTGGCGGTACAGATTGGTTTTGGCCCACAACTCCCGCAGCGGCGTGTAAATGGGCTTCAGCTCGCCGCCGCCTGCGTCCAGATCGGCCTGCACGTCCTGAACCGGCAGGCTACCCGTCTTGAAGGTCAGGACCGTCACGGGGCGCGCGTCCTGGTAGGTCACGCGCTGGCCGTCGCGCAGTTCCAGCACATTGCTGCCCGGCGGCAGGCGCCCTGAGCGGGCGGTGATGACCTCGCGGGGGGGCAATCCGTCCTGCATGGTCACGATCCGCAGGTCTTCCAGCGTGCCGCCGGGGCCGATCCTGCCCACGCTGATGGCGCGGTTCAGGGCGTCGCGCAGTACGATGCGCTGGCCGTCTGCCCCTGTTCCGTCCAGACCGATCACGCGCGGGTTGTCGAAGACGATCTCCTGCTTGACCTTGCGCTCCTGCACCTTGGCGCGCGGCACCAGCCCCTCGCCCAGCGCAAAGGCCAGCACGGTCACGCCCAGGCCCAGCGCCAGCACCGGCCACAGCAGCCGGGTGGCCGGAATCCCAGCGGCCAATGCGCCCTTCAGCTCCGAATCGCTGCTCAGGCGCGACAGCCCCAGCAGCGTGGCGAACATCAGCGCAATCGGCAGGGCGCGGGCGGCAGCCTCTGGCACGTTCAGCGCCAGCACCCGCGCCACCAGCACTGGATTGGCCCCCTTGGCCAGCAGCGGCGCAATGACCTCCTGCAAGGCCGCCAGCACCAGCAGCACGATCACGGCGGCCAGTGCCCCCAGCAGGAGGGGCAGAATCTCGGACAGGACGTAGCGTTCAAAGAGTTTCATGGCTGACCCTGTGAGGATCGAGGAGGCTGAGACTGGAGTGCTGGCGCTTTTAGCTTCTTTGTGAAGGTGGCGGGGTGGGAAGTGACAGGCGCAGCCTGCCCTCCTGCCGGAAGACGCGGCGATCTACCCGGTATGACCATCAGCGCAGTCTCCAGGCCAGTCCGCCCGCCAGCAGCAGGAAGGCCAGGTTGGGAATCCAGGCGGCCAGGGTGGGGTTCAGCGCCCCGGCCCCGGCCAGCCCCGGCATGGTGGTCCACAGCACGTAAAAGCACACGATAAAGACCAGCACGGCGGCAAAGGCGGCGGCGCGGTTGCGGATCAGCAGGCCCAGCATCCCGGCGGCCAGGGCAAAAACGATGGGCGTGGCGGGGTCTGCGACGCGGGCCGCCAGTTGAAAGGTGTAGTCGCGCACGCCCTTGCGGCTCAGTGTATTGCCCGCCAGGGCGGCACGCAACTCGGCGTTGCTGACCTGCTGGGCGGCGGGCGGCGGCGGGCGCAGGGTATCGGTCTGCGGCACCACCACGTCGGTGGGGGAGCGCTGCGGGTTCTGGCCGGGGCGCGTGATCCACGGGTTGCTCAGCGTCCAGGTCTGCTTGCCCGAATCCCAGATGCCGAACTGTGCGGTCAGGATCTCGTCGCCGCGCTGGACCATCACGCCGTCGAGCCGGGCCACCTGACCGCCGCCACTGTCATTGTTCACGCGGCCCGCGTAATACAGCGCGTCGGGCGGGGCGTAGGTGTATTTTTCCTGCTGGGGCGGCGGCGGGGCCATGTCGTAAATGCTGTACCACGAGCGGTCCCAGTTCGCCAGCCCTGCTGGAACCAGGGTGCCTGCATTGAAGTACGCCAGCACGCCCACCAGCGCAAAGGGAATGGCCAGCGGCCACACCAGACTCAGCGGGCGGATGCCGCTGGCCAGGATCGCCTTCAGCTCGTTATCGCGCTGCATCCGCGAGAAGGCCAGGAGGATCGAGAACGGCACCGCCAGCACCAGCGTCTTGTTCAGGTTCTGCGGCAGGATCGACAGAAAGGCCGCCACCGCCTTGAACACAGGCGGGTGGTAGATCAGCAGCTTGCCTACCGTGCTGCTCAGGGCGTCGGTCATCAGCAGGGTCAGAAACAGCGCCACGCCCGCCAGATACCAGCGGGCGATCTCGCCGAGTACGGTTCGGGTCAGGATGGGCACGGCCAGGATTCTAGCGGCCCAGCATGAGGAAAAGGGGGCGGAATGCGGGTTTAGTGGGGGTGGTGGGTAGGGGAGGGGAGCCTATTGCTTGGTAATGGTTCTGGCCTGCCCACATGGTTTGACCCCTCTCCTGCGGAGCTGTGCCAGCCAGTCTGCTACGCAGCCAGCTCCCCTCAAGAAGTGCCAAGAGAGCGCTGCTGGACGAGCAATTCCGCAACCCTTGCCTCCCTTCTAAGGGGAGGTGCCCCGGAGGGGCGGAGGGGTTAAACCGCAAACGGCCACCCCACAATCCCACCTCCAACAAAAGAAAGCCCCCTCCATGCGGAGAGGGCTGAACGAGAGGACTGCCCTATCCCGCCTGTGGTGCCCCGGCTCCTTCCCCGGCCCACCCTTTGCGCTCGTGGCGGGCCAGCCGCTCGTGCAGGTGCAGGATGGCGGCGTTGCCGTGTGCGCCGCGTTCGGTGATGGCGCGGGCCGTGGCGGCGTCCAGGTAGGCCAGCCGCAGCAGTTCGGTGCTGCTCAGGCCGTCGCGGGTGGCCTTCACCCCGCGCTCGCGGCGAATACCAGCGCTGTCCAGGCCCACCACGCTGCGGTTGCTGATGCTGCCCAGTTGGCCGTACACGTTGCCCTCGCCGCCGTGGCGGGCCACCGTCGCCATCAGCTCTCGGCGGGCGTCGGTGCTTTCCAGGCGGGAGGCCAGCCAGCGCCGCGCCCCTGGATCGGCGCTGCGTTCGGCGATCTGCGCGGCCAGTTTCACGTCGCCGCCCATCGCGCGGGTCAGCAGGTCCTGCGCCCGCTTGCGCCAGCGCCGCGCCTGCACGGTGTCCACCACAAAGGCCAGCCGGGAGAATTCAGCCAGACTCAGAGTGGCCTCCGGCCCAGCGCCAAAGTCGCGGGCGGGTGAGGTCAGATCATGTTCGGCGGCCAGCGCGTTCCAGTCGGCAGGGGTCAGCCCCAGTTGCGTCAGGGCAGAGGAAGCGAGGAGGAATCCGTCGGCGCTGATGGGCAGCCGGACGGTGCCGAATTCGAGGGTCAGCGGGGCGTTTTGCATACATAGATTATAGCATAAATTATGTAATAAGCATAATTACAGAGGATGGCTTAGAGGGGCTGGAAGGGGCGTTCCAGGATGTGCCAGACCCCTTCTTCCCCTCTTCTTCGCAGCTTCGCAAGTCCGGCCCCCGGAGGGAGGCGACGGGATGTCCGCGCGGCCCGTTTGGCTGTGCCTCCTGGTGTCCTCTGAGGAAACAGACTGGGAATTCGATCATGCAGTTCACCGCCCCTTCTCCGTAAGCGCGACTAGACTGAACGCACAACGCCATTCCCCCAACACCGAGCTTCTCCACGCTCCAAACACCCACTTCTGGAGGTTTGCCCCATGTCCGAACCCGATCAGGTCACGCCCATTGCCCCTTCCGCCGAGCGCTTTCCCGTCCCCCAGAGCGTCCTGGCCCGCCTGCGTTCCGACCCGCAGGCAGACATCGATGCGGCGGCGGCGGACCCGGACGCCTTCTGGCTGGCGCAGGCGCGCAAGCTGGAATGGACCCGAGAACCCACCCAGGGCCTCAGCGGGCAGGCCCCGAATTTCCAGTGGTTTGCCGACGGTGAGACCAACGTGACCCTCAGCGCGCTGGACCGCCACGCGCGCGGCGAGGCGCGGACCCGCGCGGCGTTCATCTGGCTCTCGGAAACGGGTGAGGAACAGGTGCTGACTTACGGCATGCTGCATGAGCGGGTGGAACGCGC comes from the Deinococcus sp. AJ005 genome and includes:
- a CDS encoding LptF/LptG family permease, giving the protein MPILTRTVLGEIARWYLAGVALFLTLLMTDALSSTVGKLLIYHPPVFKAVAAFLSILPQNLNKTLVLAVPFSILLAFSRMQRDNELKAILASGIRPLSLVWPLAIPFALVGVLAYFNAGTLVPAGLANWDRSWYSIYDMAPPPPQQEKYTYAPPDALYYAGRVNNDSGGGQVARLDGVMVQRGDEILTAQFGIWDSGKQTWTLSNPWITRPGQNPQRSPTDVVVPQTDTLRPPPPAAQQVSNAELRAALAGNTLSRKGVRDYTFQLAARVADPATPIVFALAAGMLGLLIRNRAAAFAAVLVFIVCFYVLWTTMPGLAGAGALNPTLAAWIPNLAFLLLAGGLAWRLR
- the ddrC gene encoding DNA damage response protein DdrC, producing MQNAPLTLEFGTVRLPISADGFLLASSALTQLGLTPADWNALAAEHDLTSPARDFGAGPEATLSLAEFSRLAFVVDTVQARRWRKRAQDLLTRAMGGDVKLAAQIAERSADPGARRWLASRLESTDARRELMATVARHGGEGNVYGQLGSISNRSVVGLDSAGIRRERGVKATRDGLSSTELLRLAYLDAATARAITERGAHGNAAILHLHERLARHERKGWAGEGAGAPQAG
- a CDS encoding LptF/LptG family permease, with the protein product MKLFERYVLSEILPLLLGALAAVIVLLVLAALQEVIAPLLAKGANPVLVARVLALNVPEAAARALPIALMFATLLGLSRLSSDSELKGALAAGIPATRLLWPVLALGLGVTVLAFALGEGLVPRAKVQERKVKQEIVFDNPRVIGLDGTGADGQRIVLRDALNRAISVGRIGPGGTLEDLRIVTMQDGLPPREVITARSGRLPPGSNVLELRDGQRVTYQDARPVTVLTFKTGSLPVQDVQADLDAGGGELKPIYTPLRELWAKTNLYRQQNIRSPADFTALHRKFAEPLAALALAFFAVSLAVFTFRSGRDLGLVWALLLTFAYYATWSVFRVMGENGAVSGVVAAYAPDLIAVVAGAALLWLTGRR